Below is a window of Ruegeria sp. THAF33 DNA.
ACATCTGCCTCGATCCCGCCGGAACGGTTCAGAAACTGCGTGTAGACGATCTTGCCATTGGGCACGGCATAGTCGCCGCCACCGACATAGTTCATGAACTTCTCGGCATCGGGGCCCTCGACCCGGATCTTGCCGAACGAGGACATGTCGTACATGCCCACGTTTTCGCGCACAGCGCGGTGTTCGGCGGCCGAGTTCTCGAACCAGTTCTGACGCTTCCAACTGTAGTTGTATTCGCGTTCCTGCCCTTCGTTGGCGAACCAATTGGCGCGCTCCCACCCGGCCAGTTCACCGAACACGGCACCGTGTTCATTCAGGTGGTGGTGGAATGGCGTCCGGCGCACGCCGCGCGCGGTGGCTTTCTGGCGATAGGGGTAGTGGTCGGCATAGAGCAGGCCCAGCGTCTCCTTGGACCGTTCGAAAAGATACTGCTTGTTGCCCTGGAAGGGCTGCATCCGGCTGATGTCCACATCGCCCAGGTCAAAGGGTTTTTCGCCTGTGTCCATCCATTCGGCCAGCGCCATGCCCGCGCCGCCCGCCGACTGGATCCCGATCGAGTTGAAGCCGGCGGCGACCCAGACATTGTCCATCTCGGGCGCGAGCCCAAGGTGATAGGCGTCGTCGGGCGTGAAGGACTCAGGGCCGTTGAAGAAGGTGTGGATGCCCGCCTCGGCCAGCATCGGCATGCGGTTGCAGGCGGCTTCGAGGATCGGTTCGAAATGGTCGAAATCCTCGGGCAGCTGGTCGAACTCGAAGCTGTCGGGAATGCCGTCCATCGCCCAGGGCTTGGCGTTGGGCTCGAAGGCGCCCAGCAGGATTTTCCCGGCGTCCTCCTTGTAATAGGCGCATTCATCCGGCACCCGCAGCACCGGCAGCTGCGTCAGGCCGTCGATGTTCTCGGTCACGATGTAGAAATGTTCGCAGGCGTGCAGCGGGATGTTTACGCCCGCCATTCGGCCAACTTCGTGCCCCCACATGCCGGCGCAGTTGACCACCATGTCACACTCGATATGGCCCGAGGCGCTGCCGTCATCGGCCACCCAGTCCACGCCGGTCACGCTGCGGCCCTGTTTGACGATATCGGTGACCTTTACCCGTTCCTTGACGATGGCGCCGCGCTGGCGGGCGCCCTTGGCCAGAGCCAGCGCGATGTTGGCCGGATCACCCTGCCCGTCCAGCGGCAGATAAACTGCACCCTTGACGCCCTCGAGATTGATATGCGGATACAGTTCCTGCACGCGCTCATTCGAGATTTCTTCGACCTCGACGCCAAACGCCCGCGCCATCGCAGTCTGACGATAGATTTCCTCTTTGCGTTCCTCGGTCAGCGCCACGGTGATCGACCCGCAGCGCTTGAAGCCCGTGGCGACACCGGTTTCCTCTTCGAGTGAGCCATACAGCTCCTGACTGTACTTCGCCAGCTTGGTCATGTTTGCGGTGGCGCGCAGCTGTGCGATCAGACCCGCTGCATGCCAGGTGGTGCCACTTGTCAGCTGCTTTCGTTCAAGCAACACGACGTCTTTCCAACCCTTCTTGGTCAAATGATAAGCGACCGAGCATCCGATGACGCCACCGCCGATGATGACCGCTCGGGCCTTGCTGGGAAGATCAACCATCCTGAAATCTCCGCTGTGTCAGGTTTGGCATAGGTTGCCACGGAAGATCGACAACAAATGCACCAAAAGCGTCACGAAATCCGCAGTTTTCACCGATGTGATGCCGCTCGCTTTTGCCGACGTACGACAAAGGGCGTGACCCCGAAGAAGCTTTTGTAAACAGACGAAAACCCGTTCGGAAAACCACAGGCCAAACCAATTTCGCGTACGCTCATCGTGGTGTTCAGCAACAGGT
It encodes the following:
- a CDS encoding FAD-dependent oxidoreductase codes for the protein MVDLPSKARAVIIGGGVIGCSVAYHLTKKGWKDVVLLERKQLTSGTTWHAAGLIAQLRATANMTKLAKYSQELYGSLEEETGVATGFKRCGSITVALTEERKEEIYRQTAMARAFGVEVEEISNERVQELYPHINLEGVKGAVYLPLDGQGDPANIALALAKGARQRGAIVKERVKVTDIVKQGRSVTGVDWVADDGSASGHIECDMVVNCAGMWGHEVGRMAGVNIPLHACEHFYIVTENIDGLTQLPVLRVPDECAYYKEDAGKILLGAFEPNAKPWAMDGIPDSFEFDQLPEDFDHFEPILEAACNRMPMLAEAGIHTFFNGPESFTPDDAYHLGLAPEMDNVWVAAGFNSIGIQSAGGAGMALAEWMDTGEKPFDLGDVDISRMQPFQGNKQYLFERSKETLGLLYADHYPYRQKATARGVRRTPFHHHLNEHGAVFGELAGWERANWFANEGQEREYNYSWKRQNWFENSAAEHRAVRENVGMYDMSSFGKIRVEGPDAEKFMNYVGGGDYAVPNGKIVYTQFLNRSGGIEADVTVTRLSETAYLVVTPAATRLADQTWMMRHAGNFNVVITDVTAGEGVLAVMGPNARALLEKVSPNDFSNAANPFGTAQEIEIGMGLARAHRVTYVGELGWEIYVSSDMAGHVFETLHEAGQNMGLKLCGMHMMDSCRIEKGFRHFGHDITCEDHVVDAGLGFAVKVDKGCDFIGREAVIARKESGPKSRLVQFRLTDPEPLLFHNEPIIRDGEYVGYLSSGNYGHTLGGAIGLGYVPCEGEKAADVLASTYEIDVCGTKVRAEASLKPMYDPKSERVKV